A window of Thermoflexus sp. contains these coding sequences:
- a CDS encoding EamA family transporter — protein sequence MAAVLLYTAPAWVAFLSWIFLREPMGAHKLAALLLTLLGVDNSSRGQPAGRGGADPSRRDRVGPGLLIYYAGLRRLETTRAAVVATMVTFADRSSARPPWCPGPPDHEAVPRGSGKDPPGAR from the coding sequence ATGGCGGCCGTGTTGCTCTATACCGCCCCCGCCTGGGTGGCCTTCCTCTCGTGGATCTTCCTCCGGGAGCCGATGGGCGCGCATAAGCTGGCCGCCCTACTCCTGACGCTTCTCGGGGTTGACAACAGTAGCCGGGGTCAGCCTGCAGGGCGGGGAGGTGCGGATCCATCCCGCCGGGATCGGGTGGGGCCTGGTCTTCTGATCTACTACGCCGGTCTGCGACGGCTGGAAACAACCCGGGCAGCGGTGGTGGCGACTATGGTTACATTCGCTGATAGATCCAGCGCCCGCCCACCATGGTGCCCAGGACCTCCAGATCACGAAGCCGTTCCGCGGGGATCTGGAAAGGATCCTCCGGGAGCACGATGA
- a CDS encoding EamA family transporter: MRGYLYMLTADFLWGLIGPISQLTFAYGLTPLEVAFWRAVLGGFLFGAHAFWIGRIRVARRDLPIMLGFGPSGWRCFTLPSSSRCRQGAERWRPCCSIPPPPGWPSSRGSSSGSRWARISWPPYS; encoded by the coding sequence ATGAGGGGCTATCTCTATATGCTGACCGCTGACTTCCTGTGGGGATTGATCGGCCCCATCAGCCAGCTGACCTTCGCCTATGGGCTGACGCCCCTGGAGGTCGCCTTCTGGCGCGCGGTGTTGGGAGGCTTCCTGTTCGGAGCCCACGCCTTCTGGATCGGCCGGATTCGAGTCGCCCGGCGGGATCTTCCCATCATGCTGGGCTTCGGCCCATCGGGGTGGCGCTGTTTTACGCTTCCTTCCAGTTCGCGGTGCAGGCAGGGGGCAGAGCGATGGCGGCCGTGTTGCTCTATACCGCCCCCGCCTGGGTGGCCTTCCTCTCGTGGATCTTCCTCCGGGAGCCGATGGGCGCGCATAAGCTGGCCGCCCTACTCCTGA
- a CDS encoding MFS transporter, with protein sequence MPVPTRSHALRLIALFGLVSLMADVTYEGARSILGPYLALLGASGIVVGMVSGIGELISYGLRPLYGYLADRLRRPWMFTIPGYAMSVLAVPLLALARTWPAAAFLILIERLGKAVRTPARDTMLSYAASEVGPGKGFGLHEALDQIGAVGGPLLMALILQLSGRYDLAFGMLLIPALLTLGLLTAARLLYPTPHQLEASPGDRGKTLPQGTADPRFRQYLAFVALSVAGLVHFQLLSFHLKQARLLPDAAIPALFAAAMLVDAAAGLLFGILYDRFGLRVLMAIPAFSAVVAPMVFSGFPILWFTGVMLWGAVIGAQETVMRAAIPALVSREERGTAYGLFNGIYGLAWFLGSAAMGALYDLSRGGVIAFAIGMELIALSVFLRMPR encoded by the coding sequence ATGCCCGTTCCGACCCGTTCGCATGCTCTGCGGCTGATCGCGCTCTTCGGGCTGGTCAGCCTGATGGCCGATGTGACCTATGAGGGCGCCCGCAGCATCCTCGGACCATACCTGGCCTTGCTGGGAGCCAGCGGGATCGTGGTCGGCATGGTCAGTGGCATCGGAGAGCTTATCAGCTATGGACTGCGCCCGCTCTATGGTTACCTGGCGGATCGCCTGCGCCGGCCGTGGATGTTCACGATCCCGGGATATGCGATGAGCGTGCTCGCGGTTCCCCTCCTGGCCCTGGCCCGCACCTGGCCAGCCGCCGCCTTCCTGATCCTCATCGAGCGGCTGGGAAAGGCGGTCCGCACCCCGGCCCGGGATACCATGCTCTCCTATGCGGCCAGCGAGGTCGGGCCGGGGAAAGGGTTTGGCCTCCATGAAGCCCTGGATCAGATCGGAGCAGTCGGAGGCCCCCTGCTGATGGCGCTGATCCTTCAGCTATCCGGGCGGTATGATCTGGCCTTCGGGATGTTGCTGATCCCCGCGCTGCTCACCCTGGGCCTCCTGACGGCCGCTCGCCTGCTGTATCCGACCCCGCACCAGCTGGAGGCCTCCCCCGGGGATCGGGGGAAGACCCTTCCGCAGGGGACCGCCGACCCGCGCTTCCGGCAGTATCTGGCCTTCGTCGCCCTGAGCGTCGCCGGGCTGGTCCACTTCCAGCTGCTCTCGTTTCATCTGAAACAGGCCAGGCTCCTGCCCGATGCGGCGATCCCGGCGCTGTTCGCTGCGGCCATGTTAGTGGATGCGGCCGCCGGCTTGCTTTTCGGGATCCTCTATGATCGCTTCGGCCTCCGAGTTCTGATGGCGATCCCGGCTTTCAGCGCCGTTGTGGCTCCTATGGTCTTCTCGGGCTTCCCGATCCTGTGGTTCACAGGTGTGATGCTTTGGGGAGCGGTGATCGGGGCCCAGGAAACCGTCATGCGGGCGGCCATCCCCGCCCTGGTGTCCCGGGAGGAACGCGGCACCGCGTATGGCCTGTTCAACGGGATCTATGGGCTGGCCTGGTTCCTGGGCAGCGCGGCCATGGGGGCGCTCTACGATCTCTCCCGGGGAGGCGTCATCGCCTTCGCCATCGGGATGGAACTGATCGCCCTCAGCGTCTTCCTTCGCATGCCCCGCTGA
- a CDS encoding Glu/Leu/Phe/Val dehydrogenase: MAVEQIRQETLNPFEIVQRQLDEVAQVIGLEPHVHEMLRWPKLEIQVTFPVRMDDGSIRIFRGFRVQYNDARGPAKGGIRYHPQETIDTVRALAAWMTWKTAVMDLPLGGGKGGVVCDPKHLSQGELERISRAYIRAIAPFIGPERDVPAPDVYTNPQIMAWMMDEYSTIVGYNAPGVITGKPLPLGGSRGREDATARGGIYVTREAAKVLGLDLNGATAAIQGYGNAGQHAHRLGTELLGLKVVAVSDSQGGVYNPKGLDFNALSAWKREHGTVVGFPGADTLTNEELLELPVTVLFPAALENQITAENAPRIRARIVAELANGPTTPEADHILYENGVYVIPDFLCNAGGVTVSYFEMVQNAYGYYWSEAEVHQRLDEKMTAAFHAVHETARRYRVHNRLGAYIVAIERVVEAMRLRGWV; this comes from the coding sequence ATGGCGGTGGAACAGATCCGACAGGAGACCCTGAATCCCTTTGAGATCGTTCAGAGGCAGCTGGACGAGGTCGCCCAGGTGATCGGCCTGGAGCCTCACGTGCATGAGATGCTTCGCTGGCCCAAGCTGGAGATTCAGGTGACCTTCCCTGTTCGCATGGACGACGGGTCGATCCGGATCTTCCGGGGCTTTCGTGTGCAATATAACGACGCCCGGGGGCCCGCGAAAGGCGGCATCCGGTATCACCCCCAGGAAACCATCGATACGGTGCGGGCCCTGGCGGCGTGGATGACCTGGAAGACCGCGGTGATGGATCTGCCTCTGGGCGGCGGGAAGGGCGGCGTGGTGTGCGACCCCAAGCATCTCTCCCAGGGGGAGCTGGAGCGGATCAGCCGGGCCTACATCCGGGCCATCGCCCCCTTTATCGGCCCAGAGCGGGATGTGCCCGCGCCGGATGTTTACACGAACCCACAGATCATGGCCTGGATGATGGATGAATACAGCACCATCGTCGGCTACAACGCGCCCGGCGTGATCACGGGCAAGCCCCTGCCCCTGGGGGGAAGCCGGGGACGGGAGGATGCCACCGCCCGGGGCGGGATCTACGTCACCCGGGAGGCGGCGAAGGTGCTCGGCCTCGATTTGAACGGGGCCACCGCGGCCATCCAGGGCTATGGAAACGCTGGCCAGCACGCCCATCGGCTGGGGACGGAGCTCCTGGGCCTGAAGGTGGTGGCCGTCAGCGACTCCCAGGGTGGGGTTTACAATCCGAAGGGTCTGGATTTCAACGCGTTGTCGGCCTGGAAGCGAGAGCATGGCACTGTTGTGGGCTTCCCGGGGGCGGATACCCTCACCAACGAGGAGCTGCTGGAGCTCCCGGTGACGGTCCTGTTCCCCGCTGCTCTGGAGAACCAGATCACCGCGGAGAACGCCCCGCGTATCCGGGCCCGCATCGTGGCGGAGCTGGCGAACGGACCCACCACGCCGGAGGCCGATCACATCCTCTATGAGAATGGAGTTTATGTCATCCCCGACTTCCTGTGCAACGCAGGCGGGGTCACGGTCTCCTACTTCGAAATGGTGCAGAACGCCTACGGCTACTACTGGAGCGAAGCAGAGGTCCATCAACGGCTGGATGAGAAAATGACGGCGGCTTTCCATGCGGTCCATGAGACCGCGCGGCGCTACCGGGTGCATAACCGGCTGGGCGCTTATATCGTAGCGATCGAGCGGGTGGTTGAGGCGATGCGGTTGCGGGGCTGGGTGTAG